From Candidatus Binataceae bacterium, a single genomic window includes:
- a CDS encoding acyl-CoA dehydrogenase family protein, with product MTARDELNQFRSEVTNFIERELPASLKNRSTIRSAFEEDGGADRTEPSLKDARARWREALRAKGWLAPAWPVKYGGGGLSPAHQFVLIDEFIKHDAPRFFDMGLGMIGPTIISYGREEQKQRMLPPILSGEHEWCELFSEPAAGSDLAGLQCRAVKDGDEYVVNGQKIWTTLANRANWGLLMARTNPEAPRHLGISMLRVNMRATGVTVQRIQNLTNHEFNEVFFEDVRVPANDVIGEEGRGFYYLMSLLDTERSAVSQVASIERTLESLFQLAQSPELPPLSKVARMELANRAIEVEVLRGLSQGVAELQFAGKTPAHQASVLKLYHTELAQRIAATGMKMIETHGLLFRGEKHAPLDGMIAQQYLYASTLTLQVGTSEIQRNIIATRGLGLPRG from the coding sequence ATGACCGCCAGAGACGAACTGAATCAGTTCCGGTCAGAGGTCACGAACTTCATAGAACGCGAATTACCCGCTTCGCTGAAAAACAGGTCGACGATCCGTAGCGCCTTCGAAGAAGACGGGGGTGCCGATCGGACCGAGCCGTCGCTCAAGGACGCCCGGGCGCGGTGGCGTGAGGCACTGCGTGCCAAGGGCTGGCTCGCGCCTGCCTGGCCGGTGAAGTACGGCGGCGGGGGTCTGAGCCCGGCGCATCAGTTCGTTCTGATCGACGAGTTCATAAAGCACGATGCGCCGCGGTTCTTCGATATGGGGCTCGGGATGATCGGGCCAACCATCATCTCGTACGGGAGAGAAGAGCAAAAGCAGCGGATGCTTCCGCCGATACTCTCGGGAGAGCACGAATGGTGTGAACTGTTCAGCGAGCCTGCCGCGGGATCCGATCTTGCCGGACTTCAGTGCCGTGCGGTGAAGGACGGCGACGAATACGTAGTAAATGGTCAGAAGATCTGGACCACCTTGGCAAACCGGGCGAACTGGGGATTGCTCATGGCACGCACGAATCCCGAAGCGCCGCGGCACCTCGGGATCAGCATGCTGCGTGTGAATATGCGCGCAACGGGCGTAACCGTGCAGCGCATCCAGAATCTGACCAACCACGAATTTAACGAAGTCTTCTTCGAAGACGTCCGCGTGCCCGCCAATGATGTGATTGGGGAGGAAGGGCGGGGATTTTACTACCTGATGAGCCTGCTGGATACCGAGCGCTCCGCCGTCTCGCAGGTCGCGAGCATCGAACGCACCCTCGAATCGCTGTTTCAGCTTGCGCAATCTCCCGAACTACCTCCGCTCTCGAAGGTCGCGCGAATGGAGCTCGCCAACCGGGCGATCGAGGTGGAAGTCCTGCGCGGTCTCTCGCAGGGAGTCGCGGAGTTGCAGTTCGCTGGCAAGACGCCAGCACATCAAGCGTCGGTTCTAAAGCTGTATCATACCGAACTGGCTCAGCGCATCGCTGCGACCGGAATGAAGATGATCGAAACGCACGGACTCTTGTTCCGAGGCGAGAAGCACGCGCCGCTCGACGGAATGATCGCGCAGCAATATCTCTATGCGAGCACTCTCACGCTGCAGGTTGGAACCTCGGAGATTCAGCGCAACATCATCGCGACACGCGGCCTGGGATTGCCGCGCGGCTGA
- a CDS encoding acyl-CoA dehydrogenase family protein: MDMGLNEEQELLKRAARGFLEKECSEAHVRAMEADENGYSPELWRKIADLGWHGLMIGPKLGGSGLSFYDLCIVVEEAGRSLLPGPFIPNQVVVGLLLDAGLQSQQERYLPAIASGSQIHTYAFTESTGRWSADDVALEAQHTNAGIVLNGSKLFVPDAHVADVIWVLARSGKGFVAAAVPPAAQGVSVVQLETMTGEKLAELILENVNIARGDVIKIPTLEAFSNRAMVLECAYLVGLVQKDFEITVEYAKQRVAFGRPIGAFQAIQHKVADMVTDLDGMRFITYRAAAAISDRDRSANLKVAMAKAWCSEASRRVVAHGQQIHGAIGFTKEYPIQLYFRRQKHGELFWGDADFHRERVAQMLSI, from the coding sequence ATGGATATGGGACTAAACGAAGAGCAAGAACTGCTTAAACGGGCCGCCCGCGGATTCCTCGAAAAAGAATGTTCCGAGGCGCATGTGCGCGCAATGGAAGCCGACGAGAACGGTTACAGCCCAGAGCTGTGGCGAAAAATCGCAGACCTCGGATGGCACGGCCTGATGATCGGGCCGAAGTTGGGCGGGTCCGGATTGTCGTTCTACGATTTGTGTATCGTGGTCGAAGAGGCCGGCCGATCGCTGCTGCCGGGGCCATTCATTCCCAACCAGGTCGTCGTCGGGCTTTTGCTCGATGCGGGTTTGCAATCGCAGCAGGAGAGATATCTTCCCGCGATCGCGAGCGGCTCACAGATCCACACCTACGCCTTCACCGAGAGCACGGGCCGATGGAGTGCCGATGATGTCGCACTGGAGGCGCAGCATACGAACGCCGGTATTGTACTCAATGGATCTAAGCTCTTCGTTCCCGATGCGCACGTGGCCGACGTGATCTGGGTGCTGGCGCGGAGTGGGAAAGGCTTCGTCGCGGCGGCCGTACCACCCGCCGCTCAGGGCGTCAGCGTCGTGCAACTCGAGACCATGACCGGAGAAAAGCTCGCTGAACTCATTCTCGAGAATGTCAACATCGCTCGAGGTGATGTCATTAAAATTCCTACACTCGAAGCATTCTCAAATCGCGCGATGGTTCTCGAATGTGCGTACCTGGTCGGTCTCGTCCAGAAGGATTTTGAGATTACTGTAGAATACGCGAAACAGCGGGTAGCATTTGGGCGTCCGATCGGAGCGTTTCAGGCGATCCAGCATAAGGTGGCAGACATGGTGACCGATCTCGACGGGATGAGATTTATCACCTACCGCGCCGCGGCCGCGATAAGCGATCGAGACCGGTCTGCGAATCTGAAGGTGGCGATGGCCAAGGCCTGGTGTAGTGAGGCGAGCCGGCGCGTGGTCGCTCACGGTCAACAAATCCATGGTGCGATCGGGTTCACCAAAGAATACCCGATTCAGCTTTACTTCCGCCGCCAGAAGCACGGTGAGTTGTTCTGGGGCGATGCCGACTTTCATCGCGAACGCGTGGCGCAGATGTTGAGCATCTGA
- a CDS encoding TetR/AcrR family transcriptional regulator: MATKLEKTDLRKVRSERSSKRLLEAATQLIADQGYSATSIAQIAQKAGYSHGLVSQRFGSKSDLIRMLAREFQSYFAIDRLEPALKERSGLDALIVVIETYLDAVAGSGTLGRAYYELFGESIVLVPEIHETFVQADRNFRDLLTKTVRAAIDAGEIPAEVNVHALASVVLSIVRGMSMQWLLDGASLDLTVIKGEIRRVFERAFAGSAKRSRSIRVSKANG, translated from the coding sequence GTGGCGACCAAGCTAGAAAAGACCGATCTCCGGAAGGTGCGAAGCGAGCGCTCGTCAAAGCGCCTGCTGGAAGCCGCCACTCAGTTAATCGCCGACCAGGGGTACAGCGCTACCTCCATTGCACAGATCGCGCAAAAGGCGGGCTACAGTCACGGCTTGGTAAGCCAGCGCTTCGGATCGAAGAGCGACCTTATCCGGATGCTAGCGCGTGAATTCCAGAGTTACTTCGCGATCGACAGGCTTGAGCCCGCGCTCAAGGAGAGAAGCGGTCTGGATGCGTTGATTGTAGTGATCGAGACGTATCTTGACGCAGTCGCAGGCAGCGGCACCTTGGGCCGCGCATATTATGAGCTGTTTGGGGAATCGATCGTGTTGGTGCCGGAAATCCACGAGACCTTTGTGCAGGCAGATCGCAACTTTCGCGATTTACTAACAAAGACGGTTCGAGCGGCTATCGACGCAGGCGAGATTCCAGCTGAAGTCAACGTACACGCACTAGCGAGCGTGGTGCTTTCGATTGTGCGTGGCATGTCCATGCAATGGCTGCTCGACGGCGCCTCGCTCGACTTGACCGTCATCAAAGGGGAGATCCGCCGGGTCTTCGAACGTGCTTTTGCAGGCTCGGCGAAGCGCTCGCGATCGATCAGGGTCTCCAAGGCTAACGGATGA
- a CDS encoding CoA transferase, whose product MTNEVLGDVRVLDFTTIVSGPYCTRMLADLGAEVIKIEPPEGDFIRLQPPLRDGLSAYFASLNCGKKSVAINFRLPKGLDLVRELAAKCDVIVENFRPGVMRRLGLEYDALAQNHPRLVYCSISGFGQTGPWSKRSAYAPMLHAASGFDLINLSYQEGMERPLAAGIMIGDILGGTHAFGAIQTALLSREKTGRGDYIDLSMLDALLGMPTYEFQEAQFPQPKQPKGFRPTRAKDGFVMIAAVKPNNFEALWRAIGRPDLINDPRFATTRGRAENSSAVTMLLDEWAATKTTAECEAILTEGNVPCSRYSTLRETLKHPHLEHRGSYEVINDGAGSLKVPNPPFKMRTANARARSRVPSLGADNAEVLESVLGYSRERIAVLEAHRILNRK is encoded by the coding sequence ATGACTAACGAAGTTCTCGGTGACGTGCGGGTTCTCGATTTCACGACCATCGTTTCGGGACCGTATTGCACTCGGATGCTCGCCGATCTCGGCGCAGAGGTGATTAAGATCGAACCGCCCGAGGGCGATTTTATCCGGCTTCAGCCTCCGCTTCGCGATGGTCTGAGCGCCTACTTCGCGAGCCTTAACTGCGGGAAGAAAAGCGTCGCGATCAATTTTCGCCTGCCGAAGGGGCTCGACTTAGTCCGCGAACTCGCTGCCAAGTGCGACGTCATCGTTGAGAATTTTCGTCCCGGCGTGATGCGGCGACTGGGACTCGAATACGATGCCCTCGCGCAAAACCATCCTCGGCTCGTGTACTGCTCGATTTCAGGCTTTGGTCAAACCGGTCCGTGGTCCAAACGTAGCGCCTACGCTCCGATGCTCCACGCGGCGAGCGGCTTCGATTTGATAAATCTTTCTTATCAAGAGGGAATGGAACGCCCGCTGGCTGCCGGAATCATGATTGGTGATATCCTCGGCGGGACACACGCGTTCGGTGCGATCCAAACCGCGCTGCTCTCTCGCGAGAAGACCGGGCGGGGTGACTATATCGACCTCTCGATGCTGGACGCTCTCCTGGGGATGCCAACCTACGAGTTTCAGGAGGCGCAGTTTCCCCAGCCGAAGCAGCCGAAGGGATTTCGACCCACTCGCGCAAAAGACGGCTTCGTAATGATCGCGGCGGTGAAGCCCAACAACTTCGAAGCGCTGTGGCGCGCGATCGGACGTCCGGACCTGATAAATGATCCTCGCTTCGCAACCACCAGGGGGCGTGCCGAAAATTCGTCGGCTGTCACGATGCTCTTGGATGAATGGGCAGCGACTAAAACTACCGCCGAATGCGAAGCAATACTTACCGAGGGCAACGTACCGTGCTCCCGTTACAGCACGCTCCGGGAAACTCTGAAGCACCCGCACCTTGAGCATCGCGGTAGCTACGAAGTGATCAACGATGGCGCTGGTTCGCTCAAGGTTCCAAATCCTCCCTTTAAGATGCGTACCGCCAATGCGAGAGCGCGGAGCCGCGTGCCGTCTCTTGGCGCTGACAACGCTGAGGTTCTAGAAAGCGTCCTGGGCTACTCACGCGAGCGCATCGCCGTTCTTGAGGCGCACCGGATTCTGAATCGCAAGTAG
- a CDS encoding 3-keto-5-aminohexanoate cleavage protein, producing MYRRARESCGALLWPTFPFDGTAAQRFSHFVELAKDPATRPDLGAADIGSVSLASYDRRSKKVRGAKFVYQNSYETCRYFLERSRELGLRPSLQIFEPGFLRAAFVFLDQGLLSEPLILKFYLGAGEQCFGMPPTLKSLEAYLEMIKDVRCEWFAATLGGDNLPMVPLIASLGGHVRVGLEDHQYTREGQLSNLQIVERAAATIRAMGHEVASVVQTREMLEL from the coding sequence GTGTACCGGCGCGCACGGGAGTCTTGCGGGGCGCTCTTATGGCCGACGTTCCCTTTCGACGGCACCGCGGCTCAGCGCTTCAGCCATTTCGTTGAGCTCGCCAAGGATCCGGCAACCCGGCCCGATCTGGGTGCGGCTGACATCGGTTCTGTGAGCCTTGCTTCTTACGATCGCCGATCGAAGAAAGTCCGCGGGGCCAAGTTTGTATATCAGAATAGCTACGAGACCTGTCGGTATTTCCTGGAGAGGTCGCGCGAACTCGGCTTGCGTCCGAGCCTGCAAATCTTCGAGCCTGGATTCTTGCGTGCAGCCTTCGTCTTTCTGGATCAAGGCTTGCTGTCGGAACCTTTGATCCTCAAATTCTATCTCGGCGCGGGTGAGCAATGCTTCGGCATGCCGCCCACGCTCAAAAGTCTCGAGGCGTACCTCGAAATGATTAAGGATGTCCGATGCGAGTGGTTTGCGGCGACCCTGGGAGGAGACAACTTGCCGATGGTGCCGTTAATAGCAAGCCTCGGGGGGCACGTCCGAGTTGGTCTGGAGGACCACCAGTACACCCGAGAAGGTCAGTTATCAAATTTACAGATCGTCGAGCGCGCCGCGGCTACGATTCGCGCTATGGGTCACGAGGTCGCGTCGGTCGTGCAAACTCGGGAGATGCTTGAGCTCTAG
- a CDS encoding IS5 family transposase gives MRANLFWFSDGQWARIEPFISSNRRGVKPKNNRRILSGIMHVLKSGCRWVDCPPEYGPAKTVYNRFNRWSAQGIWQSIFEAAAEPAEPPERMALDSTHVKAHCCAGGGKGGASVQTIGITKGGRNSKIHGLVDKLCRPWVLILTPGNTADCTVGPACVSLLDGIAELLGDKAYDSNSFRKSLRKDGIKPVIPGRSNRKKRIRHDKQVYKDRNVIERCYCRLKDFRRIATRYDKLARNYFSALCLVAAVAFWL, from the coding sequence ATGCGGGCGAACTTGTTTTGGTTTAGCGACGGGCAATGGGCGAGGATTGAGCCGTTTATTTCAAGTAATCGCCGTGGCGTGAAGCCGAAGAACAATCGGCGCATTTTGAGCGGGATCATGCATGTGCTCAAGAGCGGATGTCGATGGGTCGATTGTCCGCCGGAATATGGGCCGGCCAAGACGGTCTACAATCGCTTCAACCGCTGGAGTGCGCAGGGAATTTGGCAGAGCATCTTCGAGGCGGCGGCCGAACCTGCTGAACCGCCGGAACGAATGGCTCTCGACAGCACGCATGTCAAAGCGCATTGCTGCGCTGGCGGCGGAAAAGGGGGGGCGTCGGTACAGACGATTGGCATCACCAAGGGCGGGCGCAACAGCAAGATTCACGGCCTGGTCGATAAGCTGTGCCGCCCGTGGGTCTTGATCCTCACGCCTGGCAACACCGCCGACTGCACAGTCGGGCCGGCATGTGTCAGTCTGCTCGACGGCATCGCCGAGTTGCTCGGTGACAAGGCTTATGACAGCAACTCGTTCCGCAAATCTCTGCGCAAGGACGGCATCAAACCGGTGATCCCAGGCCGGTCAAATCGGAAGAAACGCATACGTCACGACAAGCAAGTCTATAAGGATCGCAACGTCATCGAGCGCTGCTACTGCAGGCTCAAGGACTTCAGGCGCATCGCAACGCGCTACGATAAACTCGCTCGGAACTACTTCTCAGCCCTGTGCCTCGTTGCCGCCGTGGCATTCTGGCTTTAG
- a CDS encoding isoprenylcysteine carboxylmethyltransferase family protein: MSSQRVSGTAVQRTIAVLGSAVFFVVAPFTLAGLVPWSITGWQLRPPFLGLELTRGIGAIMILAGVPGLVDAFARFALQGLGTPAPIAPPRNLVVTGLYRYVRNPIYVAVVAIILGQAVLMGDWRLIVYGALLWLFFHVVVVAYEEPTLERTFGREYEAFRAAVPRWIPRMTPWRSK; this comes from the coding sequence ATGAGCTCGCAGCGAGTGTCGGGAACCGCCGTGCAACGAACCATTGCCGTCCTGGGCTCGGCGGTTTTCTTCGTGGTCGCTCCATTTACGCTGGCGGGGCTCGTTCCATGGTCGATCACGGGTTGGCAACTCCGGCCGCCGTTCCTTGGTCTGGAGCTGACGCGCGGCATCGGCGCGATAATGATTCTCGCAGGCGTGCCTGGGCTCGTTGACGCATTTGCGCGTTTCGCGCTGCAGGGTCTCGGCACCCCCGCGCCCATCGCGCCGCCCCGGAATCTCGTGGTGACCGGTCTCTACCGTTATGTGCGTAATCCAATATACGTCGCGGTCGTTGCCATCATCCTGGGTCAAGCGGTGCTGATGGGCGATTGGCGCCTCATCGTCTACGGCGCGCTGCTCTGGCTCTTCTTCCACGTCGTCGTCGTGGCGTACGAAGAACCCACGCTCGAGCGGACGTTTGGGAGAGAGTACGAGGCGTTCCGCGCCGCCGTCCCGCGCTGGATACCGCGGATGACCCCATGGCGGTCGAAATGA
- a CDS encoding sulfotransferase domain-containing protein, producing MPSPDDTLPTVKHLYQNFSMDALRWNYFTPRVDDIVVATTYKAGTTWAQTIVANLIFAGELPGSIPDLSPWIDQRIFPLELVLSRTDRQTHRRAVKTHLPLDGLPFNKNIKYICVGRDPRDIFMSLWNFYRNFTPEMLSLTNALPGRVGEELRPCPEDVHELWRNWMTRGCYPWEHDGYPFGSVLRHARTWWDYHHLPNILLVHFADLLVDLEGETRRIASFLEIRPPAEAWPRIVRNCTFAEMKKHGEELVPQTKMILRGGSDSFFHKGTNGRWRDVLGADELRLYDAAADRELTPECRRWLEQGGLS from the coding sequence ATGCCCAGTCCCGACGACACTTTGCCCACCGTCAAGCACCTGTATCAAAACTTCTCGATGGATGCGCTGCGCTGGAACTATTTTACCCCGCGAGTGGACGACATCGTCGTCGCCACAACCTACAAAGCAGGCACGACATGGGCGCAGACCATCGTCGCTAACCTCATCTTTGCAGGAGAGCTGCCCGGTTCAATTCCCGATTTGTCGCCGTGGATTGACCAGCGTATCTTCCCGCTCGAGCTGGTGCTTAGCCGGACCGATCGGCAGACCCATCGGCGCGCGGTCAAAACCCACCTGCCCCTGGACGGCCTGCCGTTCAACAAAAATATCAAGTACATATGCGTAGGCCGCGACCCGCGCGACATCTTCATGTCCTTGTGGAATTTCTACAGGAATTTCACGCCAGAAATGCTCAGCCTCACCAACGCCTTGCCCGGGCGAGTCGGTGAGGAATTGCGGCCCTGTCCCGAGGACGTCCATGAGCTCTGGCGCAACTGGATGACCCGCGGCTGTTACCCCTGGGAACACGACGGCTATCCGTTCGGTTCAGTGCTGCGCCACGCACGGACGTGGTGGGACTATCATCACCTGCCCAATATTCTTCTGGTGCATTTTGCGGATTTACTGGTCGATCTGGAGGGTGAAACCAGGCGCATCGCGAGCTTCCTGGAAATTCGTCCGCCAGCGGAGGCGTGGCCGAGGATCGTGCGCAATTGCACCTTTGCGGAAATGAAGAAGCATGGCGAGGAGTTGGTGCCGCAGACGAAGATGATACTCAGGGGCGGTAGCGATTCCTTTTTCCACAAAGGCACCAACGGCCGTTGGCGCGATGTGCTCGGTGCCGACGAACTACGGCTGTATGACGCGGCCGCCGACCGTGAGTTGACGCCCGAGTGCCGTCGCTGGCTCGAGCAGGGCGGTTTGAGCTGA
- a CDS encoding outer membrane protein transport protein: protein MKRSKIAAAFLLLLSKPAWGAGISLYETGAPDLGTASAGRAAMAADASTVATNPAGMTLLDRTQLMITSGAMLPAINFDRGPKTDVPGGGGGGGNAGVFFPIGGVFYAQKISDRLWLGAALYSDFGLASDYSLNWVGRYYTTSSSFITGQINPNIAYRVNDWLSVGAGFSFSVARFKSQSKINNILPKFGDGGLSIESWDEAFGGNIGFLLRPTPKLKIGLTYNSPVDFKFGFHPFITNLGPGLRLALKKSGLLGAKVNLGQTEPMQFMASGLYQFTPEFALMGNLGWQNWSQFGQTTLGISAETQKTLAVNLHYNDTLQIAFGGQYRLADRWLWSAGFAYDSSPVAEENRTPNLPLDRQLRYGTGIQYEINDDLVLGIANEVLDGSNAPYDVKRGPLAGRVQGDFSSNIINFIGINLVWKLRRSGN, encoded by the coding sequence ATGAAGCGGTCCAAGATTGCCGCGGCTTTTCTGCTCCTGCTCTCCAAACCCGCATGGGGCGCGGGAATTTCTCTTTACGAAACAGGTGCGCCCGATCTGGGCACGGCCAGCGCTGGGCGCGCGGCGATGGCGGCCGACGCCTCGACCGTCGCGACCAATCCCGCAGGAATGACGTTGCTCGATCGCACTCAGCTCATGATCACGAGCGGGGCGATGCTGCCGGCCATCAACTTTGATCGAGGTCCCAAAACCGACGTCCCGGGCGGTGGGGGCGGCGGCGGCAACGCTGGGGTGTTTTTTCCAATCGGCGGCGTCTTCTATGCGCAGAAAATCAGTGACCGCCTGTGGCTCGGAGCTGCTCTCTATTCGGACTTTGGCCTGGCCTCTGACTACTCCCTGAACTGGGTGGGGCGGTATTATACGACGAGTAGTTCTTTCATAACGGGTCAAATCAACCCGAATATCGCATACCGCGTGAATGACTGGCTCTCGGTCGGAGCCGGATTCAGTTTCTCAGTGGCGCGCTTCAAATCACAGTCCAAGATCAACAATATTCTCCCCAAATTTGGTGATGGCGGCTTGTCGATCGAATCCTGGGACGAGGCATTCGGCGGAAATATCGGATTCCTGCTGCGCCCCACTCCCAAGCTCAAGATCGGACTCACCTACAATTCTCCGGTCGATTTCAAATTCGGCTTTCATCCGTTCATCACAAATCTCGGCCCGGGACTCAGGTTGGCTCTGAAGAAGAGCGGGCTACTCGGCGCCAAGGTCAACCTCGGGCAGACCGAGCCGATGCAGTTTATGGCCAGCGGGTTGTATCAATTCACACCCGAGTTCGCGCTGATGGGAAATCTCGGATGGCAGAATTGGTCACAGTTCGGGCAGACCACCTTGGGCATCTCCGCAGAGACGCAGAAGACCTTGGCCGTCAACCTGCACTACAATGACACGCTTCAGATTGCATTTGGTGGACAGTACCGCCTTGCGGATCGGTGGCTGTGGTCGGCCGGCTTCGCCTATGACAGTTCGCCCGTGGCTGAAGAGAATCGCACCCCGAATCTTCCGCTGGATCGGCAACTACGCTACGGAACTGGCATTCAGTACGAAATCAACGACGACTTGGTGCTCGGCATCGCGAACGAGGTGTTGGACGGCAGCAACGCACCGTACGACGTCAAGCGGGGACCGCTGGCGGGTCGCGTACAGGGCGACTTCTCCAGCAACATCATCAATTTCATCGGAATCAACTTGGTTTGGAAGCTGCGACGCTCTGGCAACTGA
- a CDS encoding TetR/AcrR family transcriptional regulator produces MAAEVALESVSGARIMAAARKRFEKFGYRATTIARIARDAGIAVGTIYLYFRNKEQILVALFEESNARWMAEAEHAANQPGSAEERLLRVAQASMERNQRDQLLRAVMNRDLEMILAPLCEEFRDKVLRHNVKVMADVIRDGVGTGELRATDPEKTASIFWTTADALLVQEQFRYEELLPIYVGVVRDGLRNPESLSTELRESRGATKRKGRE; encoded by the coding sequence ATGGCCGCGGAAGTCGCCCTGGAGTCGGTTTCAGGTGCGCGGATTATGGCCGCGGCACGAAAACGCTTCGAGAAATTCGGCTACCGCGCGACCACCATCGCGCGTATCGCACGCGATGCAGGTATCGCGGTCGGAACCATCTATTTGTATTTCAGGAACAAGGAACAGATTCTGGTCGCCCTGTTCGAGGAATCCAACGCACGGTGGATGGCGGAGGCCGAGCACGCCGCGAACCAACCAGGGAGCGCCGAAGAGCGTCTCCTGCGTGTCGCGCAGGCCAGCATGGAGCGCAACCAGCGCGACCAACTTCTGCGCGCGGTGATGAACCGCGACCTCGAAATGATCCTGGCTCCGCTCTGTGAAGAATTCCGCGACAAGGTGCTCCGTCACAATGTCAAAGTGATGGCCGATGTCATCCGCGATGGAGTGGGTACCGGAGAACTCCGCGCAACCGACCCCGAGAAGACCGCCTCTATCTTCTGGACGACGGCGGATGCACTGCTTGTGCAAGAGCAATTCCGCTACGAGGAACTTCTGCCGATCTACGTCGGGGTTGTAAGGGACGGGCTGCGCAACCCTGAAAGCCTTAGTACCGAACTGCGAGAGAGCCGAGGCGCAACCAAACGCAAGGGTAGAGAATGA
- a CDS encoding serine hydrolase, protein MRNRFRLGLNVFVCVAACLMSGSYAAAGPWGNPHYLYRYIFWGLRAEWSPSDAYKMFPHRTIETQPPAYEFPRATTGVLPVEVEYQQGESTRRVTLDQLLDSSGTHAFIVLKDGKLLDERYLNGYQRDSICISRSVAKSFTSALVGIAIDEGYIKGLDDPITNYLPELKDRGFDTITIRNLLTMGSGIRYRIAEMPWDEDALYFFYPNSREMLLYDTDIAEPPGQSFHYTDFNVGLLAIIIERTAHRTLSDYLQEKIWKPIGMEYSALWSVDSEEDGFELSHVALNARAIDFAKFGELFLNNGRWDGRQIISEKWVRESTAPDPTDHRPWETYGAWAEAGGYYKYFWWGEVAASGEYVYSAIGRWGQFIFVAPKANVVIVRTGGSFGVDQLKWLQVFRYIATFVSRGAAGSQSGSANFSQINPEVELTRGEIAHPAVPGSGAFGAQAPSRAGL, encoded by the coding sequence ATGAGAAACCGTTTTCGTCTCGGCCTCAACGTCTTCGTCTGCGTGGCCGCCTGCCTTATGAGTGGGTCGTACGCCGCGGCCGGCCCCTGGGGTAATCCGCACTATCTGTACCGGTACATCTTCTGGGGCCTTCGTGCCGAGTGGTCGCCCTCTGATGCATACAAGATGTTCCCGCACCGCACGATCGAGACGCAGCCGCCAGCATACGAGTTCCCGCGCGCGACGACGGGAGTACTGCCGGTCGAGGTCGAGTACCAACAAGGCGAGTCGACCCGGCGTGTAACGCTCGACCAGTTGCTCGACTCCAGCGGTACGCATGCCTTCATCGTGCTCAAGGATGGCAAGCTGCTGGACGAGCGCTATCTCAACGGTTATCAGCGTGACTCCATTTGCATTTCGCGTTCCGTCGCAAAGTCGTTCACCTCGGCTCTGGTCGGCATCGCAATCGACGAAGGCTACATCAAGGGACTCGACGATCCGATCACCAATTACCTGCCCGAACTGAAAGACCGCGGCTTCGATACGATTACGATTCGGAACCTGCTTACGATGGGATCGGGCATTCGTTACCGAATTGCCGAGATGCCATGGGATGAGGACGCGCTCTACTTTTTCTATCCGAACTCGAGGGAAATGCTCCTCTATGATACGGATATCGCCGAGCCTCCTGGCCAGAGCTTCCACTACACGGACTTCAACGTCGGGTTGCTCGCGATAATCATCGAGCGCACGGCGCATCGAACGCTAAGCGACTATCTGCAGGAGAAAATCTGGAAGCCGATCGGGATGGAATATTCGGCACTCTGGAGCGTCGACAGCGAGGAGGACGGCTTCGAACTGTCGCACGTTGCCCTCAACGCGCGCGCGATCGACTTCGCAAAGTTCGGCGAGCTCTTTCTCAACAACGGCAGATGGGATGGCAGGCAGATCATCTCGGAGAAATGGGTGCGCGAATCAACCGCGCCCGACCCGACCGACCATCGTCCATGGGAAACATATGGGGCATGGGCGGAGGCCGGTGGCTATTACAAATACTTCTGGTGGGGTGAGGTGGCCGCGTCTGGTGAATACGTCTACTCGGCGATCGGCCGCTGGGGCCAGTTTATTTTCGTGGCTCCCAAAGCCAATGTGGTGATTGTGCGCACCGGCGGTAGTTTTGGCGTCGACCAGCTCAAGTGGCTCCAGGTGTTTCGGTACATTGCGACATTCGTGAGCCGCGGGGCTGCTGGGTCTCAATCTGGTTCCGCCAACTTTTCGCAGATCAATCCCGAGGTCGAGTTGACGAGGGGCGAAATCGCCCACCCTGCTGTTCCAGGATCGGGCGCTTTCGGCGCCCAAGCGCCAAGCCGGGCGGGACTTTGA